One genomic window of Nocardioides daphniae includes the following:
- a CDS encoding DUF3107 domain-containing protein, with amino-acid sequence MEVKIGIQNAARELVVDVTGTQEEITAKVTEAVQGGTLTLSDVRGRLVLVPGEKIAYVELGHASTGTVGFR; translated from the coding sequence GTGGAGGTCAAGATCGGCATCCAGAACGCGGCCCGCGAGCTCGTGGTCGACGTCACCGGGACCCAGGAGGAGATCACCGCCAAGGTGACCGAGGCCGTCCAGGGCGGCACCCTCACCCTCAGCGACGTGCGCGGACGCCTCGTCCTCGTGCCCGGCGAGAAGATCGCGTACGTCGAGCTCGGCCACGCGAGCACCGGCACCGTCGGCTTCCGCTGA
- a CDS encoding ferritin-like fold-containing protein — protein sequence MTESQPGASKGAFADPEYAEAVVDLLGAIAYGELAAFERLADDAKLAPGLADKIALSSMAASEFSHLAQLEDRISELGADPYEAMEPFRQALDDFHAHTAPSDWYEGLVKAYVGDGLARDFYREIAAYLDPETRALITEALEDSQRSAFIVEKVRAGIAADHRLGGRLALWGRRLMGEALIQAQRIAAERDAMTALLAGGVDRPGLDLAAIGRMFTRLTERHSERMDELGLEA from the coding sequence ATGACTGAATCTCAGCCGGGAGCGTCGAAGGGCGCCTTCGCCGATCCCGAGTACGCGGAGGCCGTGGTCGACCTGCTGGGGGCCATCGCCTACGGCGAGCTGGCCGCCTTCGAGCGCCTCGCCGACGACGCCAAGCTGGCCCCCGGCCTGGCCGACAAGATCGCCCTGTCGTCGATGGCCGCGTCGGAGTTCTCCCACCTCGCGCAGCTCGAGGACCGGATCTCCGAGCTGGGCGCCGACCCCTACGAGGCGATGGAGCCCTTCCGTCAGGCGCTCGACGACTTCCACGCCCACACCGCCCCGTCCGACTGGTACGAGGGGCTCGTCAAGGCGTACGTCGGTGACGGCCTCGCCCGCGACTTCTACCGGGAGATCGCCGCCTACCTCGACCCGGAGACGCGGGCGCTCATCACCGAGGCGCTGGAGGACTCCCAGCGCTCCGCCTTCATCGTCGAGAAGGTGCGCGCGGGCATCGCCGCCGACCACCGCCTCGGTGGCCGCCTGGCCCTGTGGGGCCGTCGGCTGATGGGGGAGGCGCTGATCCAGGCGCAGCGGATCGCGGCCGAGCGCGACGCCATGACGGCCCTGCTGGCCGGCGGCGTCGACCGCCCGGGCCTCGACCTGGCAGCGATCGGCCGCATGTTCACCCGCCTCACCGAGCGTCACAGCGAGCGGATGGACGAGCTCGGCCTCGAGGCCTGA
- a CDS encoding DEAD/DEAH box helicase: MTTFRDLGVHPEICDSLERAGITTPFAIQEMTLSVALMGTDLIGQARTGTGKTLAFGIPVLQRSVSPKDPDYSEIPQGKPQALIVAPTRELALQVSSDLEVAGADRDLRVLTIYGGVGYDVQTDALEAGVDVVVGTPGRLIDLANRKVLDLSHVHALVLDEADEMLDLGFLPDVERLLSLTPETRQTMLFSATMPAAIVSLARTHMRHPMNIRAESSYENATVPATAQFVYQAHDLDKPEMIGRILQSETIEKMVVFTRTKRQAQRVAEDLQERGFKAAPLHGDMAQVAREKALNKFREDKLQVLVATDVAARGIDVRGVSHVINYTCPEDDKTYVHRIGRTGRAGASGIAITFVDWADLARWKMINKALDLPFEEPVETYSSSEHLFHEQGIAPGTKGRVVDPAPVAPKNRSKDDKPRERAPRNRERTRTRTRGGSTVEGGESTPKQAPAAEGAPAGAEGEDKPRRRRRRRSGGGSAPAQGAPADA, encoded by the coding sequence GTGACCACCTTCCGTGACCTCGGGGTGCACCCCGAGATCTGCGACTCGCTCGAGCGCGCAGGCATCACCACCCCGTTCGCCATCCAGGAGATGACCCTCTCGGTCGCCCTGATGGGGACCGACCTCATCGGCCAGGCCCGCACGGGCACCGGCAAGACGCTGGCCTTCGGCATCCCCGTGCTGCAGCGCAGCGTCTCCCCCAAGGACCCCGACTACTCCGAGATCCCCCAGGGCAAGCCGCAGGCGCTCATCGTGGCGCCGACGCGCGAGCTGGCCCTCCAGGTCTCCTCCGACCTCGAGGTCGCCGGCGCCGACCGCGACCTGCGCGTCCTCACCATCTACGGCGGCGTGGGCTACGACGTCCAGACCGACGCGCTCGAGGCGGGCGTCGACGTGGTCGTCGGCACCCCCGGCCGCCTGATCGACCTGGCCAACCGCAAGGTCCTCGATCTCTCCCACGTGCACGCGCTCGTGCTCGACGAGGCCGACGAGATGCTCGACCTTGGCTTCCTCCCCGACGTGGAGCGTCTGCTCTCGCTCACCCCCGAGACCCGTCAGACGATGCTCTTCTCGGCCACCATGCCGGCCGCGATCGTCTCGCTGGCCCGCACCCACATGCGCCACCCGATGAACATCCGCGCGGAGTCGTCGTACGAGAACGCGACGGTCCCGGCGACCGCGCAGTTCGTCTACCAGGCGCACGACCTCGACAAGCCCGAGATGATCGGCCGCATCCTGCAGTCGGAGACCATCGAGAAGATGGTCGTCTTCACCCGCACCAAGCGCCAGGCGCAGCGGGTGGCCGAGGACCTGCAGGAGCGTGGCTTCAAGGCCGCGCCGCTGCACGGCGACATGGCCCAGGTCGCGCGCGAGAAGGCCCTCAACAAGTTCCGCGAGGACAAGCTCCAGGTCCTGGTCGCCACCGACGTCGCCGCCCGCGGCATCGACGTGCGCGGCGTCTCGCACGTCATCAACTACACGTGCCCCGAGGACGACAAGACGTACGTCCACCGCATCGGCCGCACCGGTCGTGCGGGCGCCTCGGGCATCGCCATCACGTTCGTCGACTGGGCCGACCTCGCGCGCTGGAAGATGATCAACAAGGCGCTCGACCTGCCCTTCGAGGAGCCGGTCGAGACCTACTCCTCCTCCGAGCACCTCTTCCACGAGCAGGGCATCGCCCCGGGCACCAAGGGCCGCGTCGTCGACCCCGCCCCGGTGGCCCCCAAGAACAGGTCGAAGGACGACAAGCCGCGCGAGCGTGCTCCCCGCAACCGTGAGCGGACGCGTACGCGCACCCGCGGCGGCTCGACCGTCGAGGGCGGCGAGTCGACGCCGAAGCAGGCCCCGGCCGCCGAGGGTGCACCTGCCGGTGCCGAGGGCGAGGACAAGCCGCGCCGCCGTCGTCGTCGCCGCTCCGGCGGTGGCAGCGCGCCCGCCCAGGGCGCCCCCGCCGACGCCTGA
- a CDS encoding ParA family protein: MTTTIALANQKGGVAKTTSVATLGAALAERGHSVLLVDLDPQACLTFSLGLDPEDLEASVHDVMAGTARAADVLVGTEDGPDLVPATIELARIETEVAGVAGRERLVATLLDALAADGITYDWVILDCPPTLGVLTVAALTAADGLVVPLQCETLAHRGVGQLLDTVHDVREHTNPSLQVWGVLPTMYDGRTGHARAVLETIADTYDLDVVSPPIPKTIKFAEAPAAGRSILATARSSKGAKAYREVAEWLEVRAGRDG; the protein is encoded by the coding sequence ATGACGACGACGATTGCCCTAGCCAACCAGAAGGGTGGCGTGGCCAAGACCACGTCCGTGGCGACCCTGGGTGCCGCCCTGGCCGAACGAGGCCACTCGGTGCTGCTGGTCGACCTGGACCCGCAGGCCTGCCTGACCTTCTCGCTGGGTCTCGACCCCGAGGACCTCGAGGCGTCGGTGCACGACGTGATGGCCGGCACGGCCCGGGCCGCTGACGTGCTCGTCGGCACCGAGGACGGGCCCGACCTCGTGCCGGCGACCATCGAGCTGGCCCGCATCGAGACCGAGGTCGCCGGGGTGGCCGGGCGCGAGCGCCTGGTCGCGACGCTGCTGGACGCGCTGGCCGCCGACGGAATCACCTACGACTGGGTGATCCTCGACTGCCCGCCCACCCTGGGCGTGCTCACGGTCGCCGCGCTCACCGCGGCCGACGGCCTCGTGGTCCCGCTGCAGTGCGAGACCTTGGCGCACCGCGGCGTCGGGCAGCTGCTCGACACGGTGCACGACGTACGTGAGCACACGAACCCCTCGCTGCAGGTCTGGGGCGTGCTGCCGACGATGTACGACGGCCGCACCGGCCACGCCCGGGCCGTGCTGGAGACCATCGCCGACACCTACGACCTCGACGTGGTCAGCCCGCCGATCCCCAAGACGATCAAGTTCGCCGAGGCACCGGCCGCTGGCCGCTCGATCCTCGCCACGGCCCGCAGCAGCAAGGGCGCCAAGGCCTACCGAGAGGTCGCCGAGTGGCTCGAGGTCCGCGCCGGGCGCGACGGCTGA
- a CDS encoding SDR family NAD(P)-dependent oxidoreductase produces the protein MGISTALVTGPTAGIGRSFAHQLAARGHDLVLVARDRERLEAEAEDLRRRHGIEVDVLVADLTDRAQLARVEARLKETERPVDLLVNNAGFGLKGRFADNDVEAEQAMLDVLVTAVMRLSHAAFAAMSARGHGGVINVSSVAAFLPRGTYSAAKSCG, from the coding sequence ATGGGAATCTCCACCGCACTCGTGACCGGCCCCACCGCCGGGATCGGCCGCTCCTTCGCCCACCAGCTCGCCGCTCGCGGCCACGACCTCGTCCTGGTCGCGCGCGACCGGGAGCGGCTCGAGGCGGAGGCCGAGGACCTGCGCCGGCGCCACGGCATCGAGGTCGATGTCCTCGTGGCCGACCTCACCGACCGGGCCCAGCTGGCCCGGGTCGAGGCCCGGCTCAAGGAGACCGAGCGACCGGTCGACCTGCTCGTCAACAACGCCGGCTTCGGCCTCAAGGGGCGCTTCGCGGACAACGACGTGGAGGCCGAGCAGGCGATGCTGGACGTGCTCGTCACCGCCGTGATGCGCCTGAGCCATGCCGCCTTCGCAGCCATGTCGGCCCGGGGTCACGGCGGGGTCATCAACGTCTCCAGCGTGGCGGCCTTCCTCCCGCGCGGCACCTACTCGGCAGCCAAGTCGTGTGGGTGA
- a CDS encoding PHP domain-containing protein, whose protein sequence is MRIDLHSHSTVSDGTQSPTQVVHAAARAGLDVLALTDHDTSGGWAEAQRAADEVGLVLVPGMEVSTFWRGRSVHLLVYLPDPRHPGLLERLDAVLRSRRERVPRILAKLHALGIELDLDDVLAVAPRTAAPGRPHVADAMVAAGSRPPAPRR, encoded by the coding sequence GTGCGCATCGACCTGCACAGCCACAGCACCGTGAGCGACGGGACGCAGAGCCCGACGCAGGTGGTGCACGCCGCAGCTCGGGCAGGGCTCGACGTGCTGGCGCTCACCGACCACGACACCTCGGGCGGCTGGGCCGAGGCCCAACGGGCGGCCGACGAGGTCGGCCTCGTCCTGGTGCCCGGCATGGAGGTCAGCACCTTCTGGCGCGGCCGCAGCGTGCACCTGCTCGTCTACCTGCCCGACCCCCGGCACCCGGGTCTGCTGGAGCGGCTCGACGCCGTGCTGCGCTCGCGGCGCGAGCGGGTGCCCCGGATCCTGGCCAAGCTCCACGCGCTCGGGATCGAGCTCGACCTCGACGACGTGCTGGCCGTTGCCCCTCGCACCGCTGCCCCGGGACGCCCGCACGTGGCCGACGCGATGGTGGCGGCGGGGTCTCGGCCACCCGCACCGAGGCGATGA
- a CDS encoding DUF5302 domain-containing protein, with amino-acid sequence MTNEDLKAQMREALARKNDHEQGVHADGPTKEKAHGSEVSERNVGTPMHRRKAGGGGS; translated from the coding sequence ATGACGAACGAAGACCTCAAGGCGCAGATGCGCGAGGCTCTCGCCCGCAAGAACGACCACGAGCAGGGCGTCCACGCCGACGGCCCCACCAAGGAGAAGGCGCACGGCTCGGAGGTCTCCGAGCGCAACGTGGGCACTCCGATGCACCGGCGCAAGGCGGGTGGCGGGGGATCCTGA
- a CDS encoding acyl-CoA dehydrogenase family protein produces MPRLAQTDGLTEDQQEILKAVKQFVDEKIIPVAQELEHADEYPTEIVEGLKELGIFGLMIPEEYDGLGESLLTYALCVEEIARGWMSVSGVINTHFIVAYMLMKHGTEEQKRKYLPRMATGEVRGAFSMSEPGLGSDVSAISTKATKQDDGSYSITGSKMWLTNGGSSTLVAVLTKTDEGADSVYKNMTTFLVEKTPGFGETAQGVTVPGKIDKMGYKGIDTTEMVFEGHQISADQILGGEPGKGFAQMMDGVEVGRVNVAARACGLAIRGFELGIAYAQQRETFGKPIAQHQAILFRLAEMATKVETAHQMMVRAARLKDTGQRMDVEAGMAKMLASEYANEVVEDSFRIHGGYGYSKEYEIERLMREVKFMLIGEGTSDIQKMIIGRNMLKDYALKG; encoded by the coding sequence ATGCCCCGCCTCGCCCAGACCGACGGACTCACCGAGGACCAGCAGGAGATCCTGAAGGCCGTCAAGCAGTTCGTCGACGAGAAGATCATCCCGGTGGCCCAGGAGCTGGAGCACGCCGACGAGTACCCGACGGAGATCGTCGAGGGGCTCAAGGAGCTGGGCATCTTCGGCCTGATGATCCCCGAGGAGTACGACGGACTCGGCGAGTCGCTCCTCACCTACGCGCTGTGCGTCGAGGAGATCGCGCGCGGCTGGATGAGCGTCTCCGGCGTCATCAACACCCACTTCATCGTGGCCTACATGCTGATGAAGCACGGCACCGAGGAGCAGAAGCGCAAGTACCTGCCCCGCATGGCGACCGGCGAGGTCCGCGGCGCCTTCTCGATGTCCGAGCCGGGCCTGGGCTCCGACGTCTCGGCCATCTCGACCAAGGCGACCAAGCAGGACGACGGCTCCTACTCGATCACCGGCTCCAAGATGTGGCTGACCAACGGTGGCTCCTCCACCCTGGTCGCGGTGCTCACCAAGACCGACGAGGGCGCCGACTCGGTCTACAAGAACATGACCACCTTCCTGGTCGAGAAGACTCCCGGCTTCGGCGAGACCGCCCAGGGCGTCACCGTCCCCGGCAAGATCGACAAGATGGGCTACAAGGGGATCGACACCACCGAGATGGTCTTCGAGGGCCACCAGATCTCGGCCGACCAGATCCTCGGCGGCGAGCCGGGCAAGGGCTTCGCGCAGATGATGGACGGCGTCGAGGTCGGCCGCGTCAACGTCGCCGCCCGCGCCTGCGGCCTGGCGATCCGTGGCTTCGAGCTCGGCATCGCCTACGCCCAGCAGCGCGAGACCTTCGGCAAGCCGATCGCCCAGCACCAGGCGATCCTCTTCCGCCTCGCCGAGATGGCCACCAAGGTCGAGACCGCGCACCAGATGATGGTCCGCGCCGCCCGCCTCAAGGACACCGGCCAGCGCATGGACGTCGAGGCCGGCATGGCCAAGATGCTCGCCTCGGAGTACGCCAACGAGGTCGTCGAGGACTCCTTCCGCATCCACGGTGGCTACGGCTACTCGAAGGAGTACGAGATCGAGCGCCTCATGCGCGAGGTCAAGTTCATGCTGATCGGCGAGGGCACCTCCGACATCCAGAAGATGATCATCGGCCGCAACATGCTCAAGGACTACGCGCTGAAGGGCTGA
- a CDS encoding phospholipase D-like domain-containing protein, with amino-acid sequence MSSQPARRDRARTRNLRARAAALLLPVVLVGALLAPAEAAPAVPAVKTAAKKPWKPTEGAKFNVPRVGGERQLRLENQVIAAINRARPGSYIRMAMFSFDRHQVADALIRAKKRGVWVQVIVNNHEMPSAQRKLRKALGNRTVTRTWKDKNGKKHKKVVQRRQFHFQCVSACRGDGDVQHSKFVLFTHTGGARNVVMLGSLNMKLNGSLNQFNDLLTINDNKRFHSVLNEVFDEMRADRVLKNSYRKYAIGKRFQLEVMPFARKKATRRTKWTPARDPIVKLLAPIRCTCAQTNSGRTIVRVNMHAWDGDRGSLIANKLWDLYNKGCDVKMHVGYAGKKVRDIFARPTKRGRVPFRSTGFDTDEDGEIDLYSHAKILLVNGNYDGVRNRKMVVTGSSNFQNGGQYGDELILRVYSPAIYRQYADNWGELWNEHTHGFDWSVYGARTANGLVAPRYTLSDGLGTDSEEWRDK; translated from the coding sequence ATGTCGAGCCAGCCCGCACGTCGTGACCGCGCCCGCACGAGGAACCTGCGTGCGCGTGCTGCCGCGCTCCTGCTCCCCGTCGTACTGGTGGGTGCGCTGCTCGCTCCGGCCGAGGCGGCCCCGGCGGTGCCGGCCGTCAAGACGGCCGCGAAGAAGCCGTGGAAGCCCACCGAGGGTGCCAAGTTCAACGTGCCCCGCGTCGGCGGCGAGCGTCAGCTGCGCCTGGAGAACCAGGTCATCGCGGCGATCAACCGGGCCAGGCCCGGGTCGTACATCAGGATGGCGATGTTCTCCTTCGACCGTCACCAGGTCGCCGACGCGCTCATCCGCGCCAAGAAGCGCGGCGTGTGGGTCCAGGTCATCGTCAACAACCACGAGATGCCGTCGGCCCAGCGCAAGCTGCGCAAGGCCCTGGGCAACCGCACCGTCACGCGGACCTGGAAGGACAAGAACGGCAAGAAGCACAAGAAGGTCGTGCAGCGCCGCCAGTTCCACTTCCAGTGCGTCTCGGCCTGCCGCGGCGACGGCGACGTCCAGCACAGCAAGTTCGTGCTCTTCACGCACACTGGCGGCGCGAGGAACGTCGTCATGCTGGGCTCGCTCAACATGAAGCTCAACGGCTCGTTGAACCAGTTCAACGACCTGCTCACGATCAACGACAACAAGCGCTTCCACAGCGTCCTCAACGAGGTCTTCGACGAGATGCGCGCCGACCGCGTCCTCAAGAACTCCTACCGCAAGTACGCCATCGGCAAGCGGTTCCAGCTCGAGGTCATGCCCTTCGCGCGCAAGAAGGCGACGCGGCGTACGAAGTGGACGCCGGCCCGCGACCCGATCGTCAAGCTGCTCGCGCCGATCAGGTGCACCTGTGCGCAGACCAACTCCGGTCGCACCATCGTCCGCGTCAACATGCACGCCTGGGACGGTGACCGCGGTTCCCTGATCGCCAACAAGCTCTGGGACCTCTACAACAAGGGCTGCGACGTCAAGATGCACGTCGGCTACGCGGGCAAGAAGGTGCGCGACATCTTCGCCCGCCCGACCAAGCGGGGCCGGGTGCCCTTCCGCAGCACCGGCTTCGACACCGACGAGGACGGCGAGATCGACCTCTACAGCCACGCCAAGATCCTGCTGGTCAACGGCAACTACGACGGCGTGCGCAACCGCAAGATGGTCGTCACCGGCTCCAGCAACTTCCAGAACGGCGGCCAGTACGGCGACGAGCTGATCCTGCGGGTCTACAGCCCGGCGATCTACCGCCAGTACGCCGACAACTGGGGCGAGCTGTGGAACGAGCACACCCACGGCTTCGACTGGTCGGTCTACGGCGCCCGCACCGCCAACGGCCTGGTCGCCCCGCGCTACACGCTGAGCGACGGCCTGGGCACCGACTCCGAGGAGTGGCGCGACAAGTGA
- a CDS encoding endonuclease/exonuclease/phosphatase family protein, translating into MTGRRRAEDPGSGRHRAPETSVSRGHAWSVRLIVLGVVAGLATVVATVAIPLLTTERAQRVTVSAGVVTSQSTSVEVSTPEPTPEADRDPEADSLPKPKVPVGPPGLKVLDHQFRERGMVRVDKSALQPFVFRVASYNVLGASHTSGKGARKGYAGYAARTPGQVGLIEAHRASVVGLQEFQHPQARQFAGLRGSAYGVYPGLQLGEALSQNSIAWRTDTWSVVETHTIGIPYFGGRPVQMPYVLLRHLGSGRTVWFGNFHNPANIGGNHAGWRAAATRIEADLANRLGADGTPVVMTGDFNDRAEFACPFSARSGMHSPDGAATVNGVCRTPRGMSVDWIFGSGSLQWSDYVQDWSSRDRRLSDHPIIAGTATVPSIHDPSKCRRAKARAGMQIYCPAS; encoded by the coding sequence GTGACGGGACGCCGCAGGGCTGAGGATCCGGGGTCGGGGCGCCATCGTGCCCCCGAGACCTCGGTGTCGCGCGGCCATGCGTGGAGCGTGCGCCTGATCGTCCTCGGCGTGGTCGCCGGGCTGGCGACCGTGGTCGCCACGGTGGCCATCCCCCTGCTCACCACCGAGCGCGCACAGCGCGTCACCGTCTCGGCCGGCGTGGTCACCAGCCAGAGCACCAGCGTCGAGGTGTCCACCCCCGAGCCCACGCCCGAGGCGGACCGCGACCCCGAGGCTGACTCGCTGCCGAAGCCGAAGGTCCCGGTGGGCCCGCCCGGGCTCAAGGTGCTCGACCACCAGTTCCGTGAGCGCGGCATGGTCCGCGTGGACAAGTCGGCCCTGCAGCCCTTCGTCTTCCGCGTCGCCTCCTACAACGTCCTCGGGGCCAGCCACACCTCCGGCAAGGGCGCCCGCAAGGGTTACGCCGGCTACGCCGCCCGCACCCCCGGCCAGGTCGGCCTGATCGAGGCCCACCGCGCCAGCGTGGTCGGGCTGCAGGAGTTCCAGCACCCCCAGGCCCGCCAGTTCGCCGGGCTGCGAGGCAGCGCGTACGGGGTCTACCCGGGCCTGCAGCTGGGTGAGGCGCTCTCCCAGAACTCCATCGCCTGGCGCACCGACACGTGGAGCGTCGTGGAGACCCACACGATCGGCATCCCCTACTTCGGCGGGCGTCCGGTGCAGATGCCCTACGTCCTGCTGCGCCACCTCGGCTCCGGACGCACGGTCTGGTTCGGCAACTTCCACAACCCGGCCAACATCGGCGGCAACCACGCCGGCTGGCGCGCGGCGGCGACCCGGATCGAGGCCGACCTCGCCAACCGCCTGGGCGCTGACGGCACGCCGGTCGTCATGACCGGCGACTTCAACGACCGGGCCGAGTTCGCGTGCCCCTTCAGCGCCCGCAGCGGCATGCACTCCCCCGACGGCGCGGCCACCGTCAACGGCGTCTGCCGGACGCCGCGGGGGATGAGCGTGGACTGGATCTTCGGCAGCGGCTCGCTGCAGTGGAGCGACTACGTGCAGGACTGGTCGAGCCGGGACCGTCGCCTCAGCGACCACCCGATCATCGCCGGGACCGCGACGGTGCCGAGCATCCACGACCCGAGCAAGTGCCGCCGCGCGAAGGCGCGCGCCGGCATGCAGATCTACTGCCCGGCCAGCTGA
- a CDS encoding DUF6752 domain-containing protein — protein sequence MDKVKQLLKSSLRARVEVLEQEVQESRQLNMRLAELLDVVTELLVPLAERERGGGAPAARRLPQRGRLDDGRRPRRARRRRLLSRPPSRLRAADRSGGGAVPGQLAGQ from the coding sequence ATGGACAAGGTGAAGCAGTTGCTGAAGTCGAGCCTCCGGGCGCGCGTCGAGGTGCTCGAGCAGGAGGTCCAGGAGAGCCGCCAGCTCAACATGCGCCTGGCCGAGCTGCTCGACGTGGTGACCGAGCTGCTGGTCCCGTTGGCCGAGCGCGAACGAGGAGGCGGCGCGCCGGCTGCTCGCCGACTACCGCAACGAGGTCGACTCGACGATGGCCGGCGACCGCGTCGAGCGCGACGACGACGCCTCCTGAGCCGTCCCCCGAGCCGTCTCCGGGCGGCGGACCGCTCCGGTGGTGGCGCGGTGCCCGGTCAGCTGGCCGGGCAGTAG
- a CDS encoding class I SAM-dependent methyltransferase, protein MEKTAGRRVQRLDVDDRGVAFSASEDAPVDVLFGGKRVFSFWLLRDTEGRGAQRLMPWPPVLRKFLDGTVDVALADPATGEELASTTAVLGSGEGEVRVVDADGNPMGLDKSMRLSRLFGDQDSDQTAPLLDSMETVIEVLEAAGVKPFVAYGTLLGAVRQGDFIGHDSDADLGYVSAATTPVDAIVESMQLQRRIERMGYPVDRYSGMGFKVSVAEADGTRRGLDVFGGFMLDDTLYLMGEVGAPFRREWLYPRSEVTLAGRTFPSPAEPDHLLVAMYGPSWRVPDPAFKFTTPDSTHRRLNGWFRGMRSGLDERWTAHREGRRTGTGAKPSALARHVAAQHPDAGLVVDLGCGAGGDTRWFSAQGFRAVGLDHFPPSLRMAMRQTEAKGLDTEFMWCNFGDLRSTLATGADLVRRPGPRVLMAHHLLDGATPLAREGVLRIAKMLARDTGTLYLQYCTAQTDFAEERGLRALATEDVRALVEAVGGKVVDLTRLTEEQAGFAGGAAAAVVSIDRMAVSWTR, encoded by the coding sequence GTGGAGAAGACTGCAGGTCGACGCGTCCAGCGCCTCGACGTCGACGACCGGGGGGTGGCCTTCAGCGCCTCCGAGGACGCTCCCGTGGACGTCCTCTTCGGCGGCAAGCGGGTCTTCTCCTTCTGGCTGCTCCGCGACACCGAGGGCCGCGGCGCCCAGCGTCTGATGCCCTGGCCGCCGGTGCTCAGGAAGTTCCTCGACGGCACCGTCGACGTGGCGCTGGCCGACCCGGCCACCGGCGAGGAGCTGGCCTCCACCACCGCCGTGCTGGGCTCGGGTGAGGGCGAGGTACGCGTCGTCGACGCCGACGGCAACCCGATGGGTCTGGACAAGTCGATGCGTCTGAGCCGGCTCTTCGGCGACCAGGACTCCGACCAGACCGCCCCGCTGCTCGACTCGATGGAGACCGTCATCGAGGTTCTCGAGGCGGCCGGCGTCAAGCCGTTCGTCGCCTACGGCACGCTGCTCGGCGCGGTGCGCCAGGGCGACTTCATCGGCCACGACTCCGACGCCGACCTCGGCTACGTCAGTGCTGCGACCACGCCGGTGGACGCGATCGTCGAGTCGATGCAGCTGCAGCGCCGCATCGAACGGATGGGCTACCCGGTCGACCGCTACAGCGGCATGGGCTTCAAGGTGTCGGTGGCCGAGGCCGACGGCACCCGGCGCGGGCTCGACGTCTTCGGCGGCTTCATGCTCGACGACACCCTCTACCTGATGGGGGAGGTGGGCGCCCCCTTCCGCCGCGAGTGGCTCTACCCGCGCAGCGAGGTGACGCTGGCCGGGCGGACCTTCCCGTCCCCCGCCGAGCCCGACCACCTGCTGGTCGCCATGTACGGCCCGTCCTGGAGGGTCCCCGACCCGGCCTTCAAGTTCACCACCCCCGACTCGACCCACCGCCGCCTCAACGGCTGGTTCCGCGGGATGCGCTCCGGCCTCGACGAGCGGTGGACCGCGCACCGTGAGGGACGGCGTACGGGCACCGGCGCCAAGCCGAGCGCCCTCGCGCGCCACGTCGCCGCGCAGCACCCCGACGCCGGTCTCGTCGTCGACCTCGGCTGCGGAGCCGGCGGCGACACCCGCTGGTTCTCCGCGCAGGGCTTCCGCGCCGTGGGGCTGGACCACTTCCCGCCGTCCCTGCGGATGGCGATGCGCCAGACCGAGGCCAAGGGGCTCGACACCGAGTTCATGTGGTGCAACTTCGGCGACCTGCGCTCGACGCTGGCGACCGGCGCCGACCTCGTACGCCGTCCCGGCCCCCGCGTGCTGATGGCGCACCACCTCCTCGACGGCGCCACCCCGCTGGCCCGCGAGGGCGTGCTGAGGATCGCGAAGATGCTCGCCCGCGACACCGGGACGCTGTACCTGCAGTACTGCACGGCGCAGACCGACTTCGCCGAGGAGAGAGGGCTGCGTGCCCTCGCCACCGAGGACGTACGTGCCCTCGTGGAGGCCGTCGGTGGGAAGGTCGTCGACCTCACCCGCCTGACGGAGGAACAGGCCGGCTTCGCCGGTGGTGCCGCTGCGGCGGTCGTGAGCATCGACAGGATGGCAGTGTCATGGACAAGGTGA